A portion of the Cervus elaphus chromosome X, mCerEla1.1, whole genome shotgun sequence genome contains these proteins:
- the NHSL2 gene encoding NHS-like protein 2 isoform X4 — MQSIQKSSSWSLQRLDLPPWLWQSDTLQAAANSGRENATATAHSRSSWRQPVNVFLSSGRPPSVEELLREAQLNLQSLLQEEYEEQYSEARLLGQTFRSADEAPEPTPSPRLQSARRLEFVLMPTKWQLSEDETTMQGVRAPEASLSLPTTADKQAAWNSPFPLPILEEKRWLQSCPTHSDIVPINVSGQQFDKHASLRHSLFNTETAVNPKSTLRRRRTIIGFSNYSQRDQGHSNSPAGSVAHSTTSDIRPSHSVPESVHGRVALSQEARFPNLTSPVLRNPSSHPEEPLQAWGATKPPGMENMGMVYSIPGSCNGPTESTFSASWKGDAFTYVTPSATTQSSQVNENGKNPSSGNSWVSLHTLPPLVPKEAATLFVTRDIPAGCSGPAGYSQHPTQRSQVSERPSKIGLLTSGTSRLETGPGGASRFRERSLSVPTDTGTMDVDYEEEQKASEACALPYASTSSEGSNSADNIASLSAQQEAHHRRQRSKSISLKKAKKKPSPPTRSVSLVKDEPVLLPEGGSVLPKDQRPRSLCLSLEHQGHHSSHPDTQGHPAVPTFKDPEGTQFAHHWYLTDWKSGDTYQSLSSSSTATGTTVIECTQVQGSSESLASPSTSRATTPSQLSIEVEAREVSSPGRPTGLMSPSSGYSSQSETPTPTVSMSLTLGHLPPSSSSVRVRPVVPERKSSLPPTSPMEKMSKSRLSFDLPLTSSTNLDLSGMSISIRSKNKVSQHHSDTNFGAKLAQKTSPNQPIMPMVTQSDLRSVRLRSVSKSELEDDIESPDYAEESGAEVFTLPERKMKPPIAEKPPLARRPPSLVHKPPSVPEEYPLTSPTLAMTPKSSIQHIRPLPQDIYTVVRKSKSSSFPESRSPGESTAPSSLVFTPFASSSGAFFSGTQQPPQGSMEDEGPKGRALPERISLQSQEEVEKKKGKIPPPVPKKPSVLYLPLTSPTAQVEAYVTEPRLPLSPIITLEEDAKCLPTDDHLPSTGTRMTSMPQSNSEREASPPGSSMEPSTEEKSVISDKTAEWIAEDDDDVFVASRTTEDLFTVIHRSKRKLLGWKEPGETFAGSSRPSSHSPVRNPPESPVSELAASAGSSGSANLDAGRNDDFKALLQKKGSKATPRSRPSAAELLKTTNPLARRIIAQFSKDYKTPDNPST, encoded by the exons CTGCAGCTAACTCGGGTCGGGAAAATGCGACAGCGACTGCCCACTCGAGGTCGTCATGGCGACAGCCAGTGAACGTGTTCCTCTCCTCGGGCAGGCCCCCGAGTGTAGAGGAGCTGCTTCGCGAGGCGCAGCTCAATCTCCAGAGCCTGTTGCAAG AAGAATATGAGGAACAGTACTCGGAGGCCAGACTTCTGGGGCAGACCTTCCGCTCTGCTGATGAGGCCCCtgagcccacccccagcccaagGCTCCAGTCTGCCAGGCGTCTGGAGTTTGTACTGATG CCCACAAAATGGCAGCTGAGCGAGGATGAGACTACCATGCAGGGTGTGAGGGCCCCTGAGGCCTCCCTGAGCCTGCCTACCACAGCCGACAAGCAAGCTGCCTGGAATAGCCCCTTTCCTCTGCCCATCCTAGAGGAGAAGCGGTGGCTTCAGTCTTGTCCCACACACTCTGACATCGTGCCCATCAACGTCTCCG GGCAGCAGTTTGATAAACATGCAAGTTTGCGACACTCGTTGTTTAACACAGAGACAGCCGTGAACCCCAAGTCCACCCTGAGGCGGAGGCGGACCATTATTGGATTCTCTAACTATTCCCAGCGAGACCAAG GTCACAGCAACAGCCCAGCAGGCAGTGTGGCCCACTCTACCACCTCAGACATCAGGCCCAGCCATTCAGTTCCAGAAAGTGTTCATGGAAGAGTTGCACTCAGTCAGGAAGCTCGGTTCCCAAATCTCACCTCACCAGTATTAAGAAATCCTTCTAGTCATCCGGAAGAACCTCTCCAAGCATGGGGTGCCACAAAACCCCCTGGAATGGAGAACATGGGAATGGTGTATAGCATTCCTGGTTCTTGCAATGGACCAACAGAATCGACATTCTCCGCTTCCTGGAAGGGAGATGCTTTTACCTATGTGACTCCAAGTGCCACCACTCAGAGCAGTCAAgtcaatgaaaatggaaaaaatcctTCCTCTGGGAATTCTTGGGTCTCTCTGCATACACTGCCACCTCTTGTTCCTAAGGAGGCTGCTACACTCTTTGTCACTCGTGATATCCCAGCAGGATGCAGTGGGCCTGCTGGCTACTCTCAGCATCCTACTCAACGAAGCCAAGTATCAGAACGACCCTCCAAGATTGGCCTTCTGACCAGTGGTACCTCAAGGCTGGAGACCGGCCCAGGTGGGGCCAGCAGGTTCCGGGAGCGGTCACTGTCTGTACCCACAGATACAGGTACCATGGATGTGGACTATGAGGAGGAGCAGAAGGCCAGTGAAGCCTGTGCCCTACCTTATGCCAGTACGAGTTCTGAGGGCAGTAACAGTGCTGACAACATTGCCTCCCTCAGTGCCCAACAGGAGGCCCATCACAGAAGGCAGAGGTCCAAGAGCATCTCACTCAAGAAGGCCAAGAAGAAGCCTTCCCCTCCAACTCGCAGTGTCTCACTGGTCAAAGATGAACCAGTCCTCTTGCCAGAAGGTGGGTCAGTACTACCCAAGGACCAGAGGCCCAGGAGCCTTTGTCTATCCTTGGAACACCAAGGACATCACTCATCCCACCCAGATACTCAGGGTCACCCAGCTGTGCCAACCTTCAAAGACCCAGAAGGTACACAATTCGCCCATCACTGGTATCTTACTGACTGGAAGTCTGGTGACACCTACCAGTCCTTGTCCAGCTCCAGCACTGCCACTGGCACCACAGTCATTGAATGCACCCAAGTTCAGGGCAGCTCAGAGTCTCTTGCTTCCCCTTCCACTTCCAGAGCCACGACGCCTTCCCAACTTTCCATCGaggtggaggccagggaggtATCCTCACCAGGAAGGCCTACTGGGCTGATGTCACCATCCAGTGGATACTCCAGCCAGTCAGAGACACCAACACCCACTGTCTCCATGTCCTTGACCCTGGGCCACTTGCCCCCTTCAAGCAGCAGTGTCCGGGTGCGTCCAGTGGTACCTGAGAGGAAGTCATCACTACCCCCAACATCACCAATGGAGAAAATGTCCAAGTCACGGCTATCGTTTGACCTACCATTGACCTCTTCAACCAACCTGGATCTGTCTGGGATGAGTATCTCAATCCGAAGCAAAAACAAGGTGAGCCAGCATCACTCAGATACAAATTTTGGGGCCAAGCTGGCCCAGAAAACTAGCCCCAACCAGCCAATCATGCCCATGGTTACTCAGTCTGACTTACGTTCTGTTCGCCTGAGGTCAGTCAGCAAGTCTGAGCTGGAAGATGACATTGAGAGCCCTGACTATGCTGAGGAGTCAGGAGCTGAAGTCTTTACCTTGCCAGAGAGGAAGATGAAACCTCCCATAGCCGAGAAGCCCCCTCTGGCCCGAAGGCCTCCAAGCTTAGTCCACAAGCCACCATCTGTCCCCGAGGAGTACCCACTAACTTCGCCTACCTTGGCTATGACTCCTAAGAGTTCAATTCAGCACATAAGGCCACTGCCTCAAGATATCTACACAGTGGTGCGGAAATCAAAGTCCTCCAGCTTCCCTGAGAGCAGAAGCCCAGGGGAGTCCACAGCACCCTCATCTCTTGTTTTCACGCCTTTTGCCAGTTCCTCTGGTGCTTTCTTCTCAGGAACACAGCAACCTCCCCAGGGAAGTATGGAGGATGAGGGCCCTAAGGGGAGAGCCCTGCCTGAAAGAATTAGCCTCCAGAGCCAAGAGGAagttgagaaaaagaaaggcaagattCCGCCTCCTGTACCAAAAAAGCCCAGCGTGCTGTACCTGCCTCTCACTTCACCCACGGCTCAAGTGGAGGCCTATGTGACTGAACCAAGACTGCCCCTCAGCCCCATCATCACCCTGGAGGAAGATGCCAAGTGTCTCCCAACTGATGACCACCTGCCATCTACTGGTACAAGGATGACCTCAATGCCACAGTCCAACAGTGAAAGGGAAGCAAGTCCTCCAG GGAGTTCGATGGAACCAAGCACTGAAGAAAAAAGTGTAATCAGTGATAAAACAGCCGAATGGATTGCAGAAGATGATGATGACGTGTTTGTGGCTTCACGTACAACTGAAGATTTATTTACTGTGATCCACAG GTCCAAAAGAAAGCTGCTTGGCTGGAAGGAACCTGGTGAGACCTTTGCTGGCAGCAGCCGACCAAGCTCCCACTCACCAGTAAGGAACCCACCTGAGTCTCCGGTCAGTGAGTTGGCTGCCTCTGCAGGGTCAAGCGGCAGTGCCAACCTAGATGCTGGCAGAAATGATGATTTCAAGGCCTTGCTACAGAAGAAGGGAAGCAAGGCAACTCCAAGGTCCCGCCCCTCAGCAGCCGAACTGCTGAAGACCACTAACCCACTGGCTCGGCGAATTATTGCACAATTTTCAAAAGACTACAAAACCCCTGATAACCCCAGTACCTAA
- the NHSL2 gene encoding NHS-like protein 2 isoform X3 encodes MPDQQSGCWEALAQPGQQLSPIHLRSIWVKGASHWSNLTRSQRAREPVNAVHTAAANSGRENATATAHSRSSWRQPVNVFLSSGRPPSVEELLREAQLNLQSLLQEEYEEQYSEARLLGQTFRSADEAPEPTPSPRLQSARRLEFVLMPTKWQLSEDETTMQGVRAPEASLSLPTTADKQAAWNSPFPLPILEEKRWLQSCPTHSDIVPINVSGQQFDKHASLRHSLFNTETAVNPKSTLRRRRTIIGFSNYSQRDQGHSNSPAGSVAHSTTSDIRPSHSVPESVHGRVALSQEARFPNLTSPVLRNPSSHPEEPLQAWGATKPPGMENMGMVYSIPGSCNGPTESTFSASWKGDAFTYVTPSATTQSSQVNENGKNPSSGNSWVSLHTLPPLVPKEAATLFVTRDIPAGCSGPAGYSQHPTQRSQVSERPSKIGLLTSGTSRLETGPGGASRFRERSLSVPTDTGTMDVDYEEEQKASEACALPYASTSSEGSNSADNIASLSAQQEAHHRRQRSKSISLKKAKKKPSPPTRSVSLVKDEPVLLPEGGSVLPKDQRPRSLCLSLEHQGHHSSHPDTQGHPAVPTFKDPEGTQFAHHWYLTDWKSGDTYQSLSSSSTATGTTVIECTQVQGSSESLASPSTSRATTPSQLSIEVEAREVSSPGRPTGLMSPSSGYSSQSETPTPTVSMSLTLGHLPPSSSSVRVRPVVPERKSSLPPTSPMEKMSKSRLSFDLPLTSSTNLDLSGMSISIRSKNKVSQHHSDTNFGAKLAQKTSPNQPIMPMVTQSDLRSVRLRSVSKSELEDDIESPDYAEESGAEVFTLPERKMKPPIAEKPPLARRPPSLVHKPPSVPEEYPLTSPTLAMTPKSSIQHIRPLPQDIYTVVRKSKSSSFPESRSPGESTAPSSLVFTPFASSSGAFFSGTQQPPQGSMEDEGPKGRALPERISLQSQEEVEKKKGKIPPPVPKKPSVLYLPLTSPTAQVEAYVTEPRLPLSPIITLEEDAKCLPTDDHLPSTGTRMTSMPQSNSEREASPPGSSMEPSTEEKSVISDKTAEWIAEDDDDVFVASRTTEDLFTVIHRSKRKLLGWKEPGETFAGSSRPSSHSPVRNPPESPVSELAASAGSSGSANLDAGRNDDFKALLQKKGSKATPRSRPSAAELLKTTNPLARRIIAQFSKDYKTPDNPST; translated from the exons CTGCAGCTAACTCGGGTCGGGAAAATGCGACAGCGACTGCCCACTCGAGGTCGTCATGGCGACAGCCAGTGAACGTGTTCCTCTCCTCGGGCAGGCCCCCGAGTGTAGAGGAGCTGCTTCGCGAGGCGCAGCTCAATCTCCAGAGCCTGTTGCAAG AAGAATATGAGGAACAGTACTCGGAGGCCAGACTTCTGGGGCAGACCTTCCGCTCTGCTGATGAGGCCCCtgagcccacccccagcccaagGCTCCAGTCTGCCAGGCGTCTGGAGTTTGTACTGATG CCCACAAAATGGCAGCTGAGCGAGGATGAGACTACCATGCAGGGTGTGAGGGCCCCTGAGGCCTCCCTGAGCCTGCCTACCACAGCCGACAAGCAAGCTGCCTGGAATAGCCCCTTTCCTCTGCCCATCCTAGAGGAGAAGCGGTGGCTTCAGTCTTGTCCCACACACTCTGACATCGTGCCCATCAACGTCTCCG GGCAGCAGTTTGATAAACATGCAAGTTTGCGACACTCGTTGTTTAACACAGAGACAGCCGTGAACCCCAAGTCCACCCTGAGGCGGAGGCGGACCATTATTGGATTCTCTAACTATTCCCAGCGAGACCAAG GTCACAGCAACAGCCCAGCAGGCAGTGTGGCCCACTCTACCACCTCAGACATCAGGCCCAGCCATTCAGTTCCAGAAAGTGTTCATGGAAGAGTTGCACTCAGTCAGGAAGCTCGGTTCCCAAATCTCACCTCACCAGTATTAAGAAATCCTTCTAGTCATCCGGAAGAACCTCTCCAAGCATGGGGTGCCACAAAACCCCCTGGAATGGAGAACATGGGAATGGTGTATAGCATTCCTGGTTCTTGCAATGGACCAACAGAATCGACATTCTCCGCTTCCTGGAAGGGAGATGCTTTTACCTATGTGACTCCAAGTGCCACCACTCAGAGCAGTCAAgtcaatgaaaatggaaaaaatcctTCCTCTGGGAATTCTTGGGTCTCTCTGCATACACTGCCACCTCTTGTTCCTAAGGAGGCTGCTACACTCTTTGTCACTCGTGATATCCCAGCAGGATGCAGTGGGCCTGCTGGCTACTCTCAGCATCCTACTCAACGAAGCCAAGTATCAGAACGACCCTCCAAGATTGGCCTTCTGACCAGTGGTACCTCAAGGCTGGAGACCGGCCCAGGTGGGGCCAGCAGGTTCCGGGAGCGGTCACTGTCTGTACCCACAGATACAGGTACCATGGATGTGGACTATGAGGAGGAGCAGAAGGCCAGTGAAGCCTGTGCCCTACCTTATGCCAGTACGAGTTCTGAGGGCAGTAACAGTGCTGACAACATTGCCTCCCTCAGTGCCCAACAGGAGGCCCATCACAGAAGGCAGAGGTCCAAGAGCATCTCACTCAAGAAGGCCAAGAAGAAGCCTTCCCCTCCAACTCGCAGTGTCTCACTGGTCAAAGATGAACCAGTCCTCTTGCCAGAAGGTGGGTCAGTACTACCCAAGGACCAGAGGCCCAGGAGCCTTTGTCTATCCTTGGAACACCAAGGACATCACTCATCCCACCCAGATACTCAGGGTCACCCAGCTGTGCCAACCTTCAAAGACCCAGAAGGTACACAATTCGCCCATCACTGGTATCTTACTGACTGGAAGTCTGGTGACACCTACCAGTCCTTGTCCAGCTCCAGCACTGCCACTGGCACCACAGTCATTGAATGCACCCAAGTTCAGGGCAGCTCAGAGTCTCTTGCTTCCCCTTCCACTTCCAGAGCCACGACGCCTTCCCAACTTTCCATCGaggtggaggccagggaggtATCCTCACCAGGAAGGCCTACTGGGCTGATGTCACCATCCAGTGGATACTCCAGCCAGTCAGAGACACCAACACCCACTGTCTCCATGTCCTTGACCCTGGGCCACTTGCCCCCTTCAAGCAGCAGTGTCCGGGTGCGTCCAGTGGTACCTGAGAGGAAGTCATCACTACCCCCAACATCACCAATGGAGAAAATGTCCAAGTCACGGCTATCGTTTGACCTACCATTGACCTCTTCAACCAACCTGGATCTGTCTGGGATGAGTATCTCAATCCGAAGCAAAAACAAGGTGAGCCAGCATCACTCAGATACAAATTTTGGGGCCAAGCTGGCCCAGAAAACTAGCCCCAACCAGCCAATCATGCCCATGGTTACTCAGTCTGACTTACGTTCTGTTCGCCTGAGGTCAGTCAGCAAGTCTGAGCTGGAAGATGACATTGAGAGCCCTGACTATGCTGAGGAGTCAGGAGCTGAAGTCTTTACCTTGCCAGAGAGGAAGATGAAACCTCCCATAGCCGAGAAGCCCCCTCTGGCCCGAAGGCCTCCAAGCTTAGTCCACAAGCCACCATCTGTCCCCGAGGAGTACCCACTAACTTCGCCTACCTTGGCTATGACTCCTAAGAGTTCAATTCAGCACATAAGGCCACTGCCTCAAGATATCTACACAGTGGTGCGGAAATCAAAGTCCTCCAGCTTCCCTGAGAGCAGAAGCCCAGGGGAGTCCACAGCACCCTCATCTCTTGTTTTCACGCCTTTTGCCAGTTCCTCTGGTGCTTTCTTCTCAGGAACACAGCAACCTCCCCAGGGAAGTATGGAGGATGAGGGCCCTAAGGGGAGAGCCCTGCCTGAAAGAATTAGCCTCCAGAGCCAAGAGGAagttgagaaaaagaaaggcaagattCCGCCTCCTGTACCAAAAAAGCCCAGCGTGCTGTACCTGCCTCTCACTTCACCCACGGCTCAAGTGGAGGCCTATGTGACTGAACCAAGACTGCCCCTCAGCCCCATCATCACCCTGGAGGAAGATGCCAAGTGTCTCCCAACTGATGACCACCTGCCATCTACTGGTACAAGGATGACCTCAATGCCACAGTCCAACAGTGAAAGGGAAGCAAGTCCTCCAG GGAGTTCGATGGAACCAAGCACTGAAGAAAAAAGTGTAATCAGTGATAAAACAGCCGAATGGATTGCAGAAGATGATGATGACGTGTTTGTGGCTTCACGTACAACTGAAGATTTATTTACTGTGATCCACAG GTCCAAAAGAAAGCTGCTTGGCTGGAAGGAACCTGGTGAGACCTTTGCTGGCAGCAGCCGACCAAGCTCCCACTCACCAGTAAGGAACCCACCTGAGTCTCCGGTCAGTGAGTTGGCTGCCTCTGCAGGGTCAAGCGGCAGTGCCAACCTAGATGCTGGCAGAAATGATGATTTCAAGGCCTTGCTACAGAAGAAGGGAAGCAAGGCAACTCCAAGGTCCCGCCCCTCAGCAGCCGAACTGCTGAAGACCACTAACCCACTGGCTCGGCGAATTATTGCACAATTTTCAAAAGACTACAAAACCCCTGATAACCCCAGTACCTAA
- the NHSL2 gene encoding NHS-like protein 2 isoform X2, translated as MPFYRRTVVPQRLCPRNPPQPLTELRDVSHLAALSVLRQLADLCGHSLALLEDLEGHLLALGRRTDSLFRRTVRLRRRLPYRLLGREDHEEELAAANSGRENATATAHSRSSWRQPVNVFLSSGRPPSVEELLREAQLNLQSLLQEEYEEQYSEARLLGQTFRSADEAPEPTPSPRLQSARRLEFVLMPTKWQLSEDETTMQGVRAPEASLSLPTTADKQAAWNSPFPLPILEEKRWLQSCPTHSDIVPINVSGQQFDKHASLRHSLFNTETAVNPKSTLRRRRTIIGFSNYSQRDQGHSNSPAGSVAHSTTSDIRPSHSVPESVHGRVALSQEARFPNLTSPVLRNPSSHPEEPLQAWGATKPPGMENMGMVYSIPGSCNGPTESTFSASWKGDAFTYVTPSATTQSSQVNENGKNPSSGNSWVSLHTLPPLVPKEAATLFVTRDIPAGCSGPAGYSQHPTQRSQVSERPSKIGLLTSGTSRLETGPGGASRFRERSLSVPTDTGTMDVDYEEEQKASEACALPYASTSSEGSNSADNIASLSAQQEAHHRRQRSKSISLKKAKKKPSPPTRSVSLVKDEPVLLPEGGSVLPKDQRPRSLCLSLEHQGHHSSHPDTQGHPAVPTFKDPEGTQFAHHWYLTDWKSGDTYQSLSSSSTATGTTVIECTQVQGSSESLASPSTSRATTPSQLSIEVEAREVSSPGRPTGLMSPSSGYSSQSETPTPTVSMSLTLGHLPPSSSSVRVRPVVPERKSSLPPTSPMEKMSKSRLSFDLPLTSSTNLDLSGMSISIRSKNKVSQHHSDTNFGAKLAQKTSPNQPIMPMVTQSDLRSVRLRSVSKSELEDDIESPDYAEESGAEVFTLPERKMKPPIAEKPPLARRPPSLVHKPPSVPEEYPLTSPTLAMTPKSSIQHIRPLPQDIYTVVRKSKSSSFPESRSPGESTAPSSLVFTPFASSSGAFFSGTQQPPQGSMEDEGPKGRALPERISLQSQEEVEKKKGKIPPPVPKKPSVLYLPLTSPTAQVEAYVTEPRLPLSPIITLEEDAKCLPTDDHLPSTGTRMTSMPQSNSEREASPPGSSMEPSTEEKSVISDKTAEWIAEDDDDVFVASRTTEDLFTVIHRSKRKLLGWKEPGETFAGSSRPSSHSPVRNPPESPVSELAASAGSSGSANLDAGRNDDFKALLQKKGSKATPRSRPSAAELLKTTNPLARRIIAQFSKDYKTPDNPST; from the exons CTGCAGCTAACTCGGGTCGGGAAAATGCGACAGCGACTGCCCACTCGAGGTCGTCATGGCGACAGCCAGTGAACGTGTTCCTCTCCTCGGGCAGGCCCCCGAGTGTAGAGGAGCTGCTTCGCGAGGCGCAGCTCAATCTCCAGAGCCTGTTGCAAG AAGAATATGAGGAACAGTACTCGGAGGCCAGACTTCTGGGGCAGACCTTCCGCTCTGCTGATGAGGCCCCtgagcccacccccagcccaagGCTCCAGTCTGCCAGGCGTCTGGAGTTTGTACTGATG CCCACAAAATGGCAGCTGAGCGAGGATGAGACTACCATGCAGGGTGTGAGGGCCCCTGAGGCCTCCCTGAGCCTGCCTACCACAGCCGACAAGCAAGCTGCCTGGAATAGCCCCTTTCCTCTGCCCATCCTAGAGGAGAAGCGGTGGCTTCAGTCTTGTCCCACACACTCTGACATCGTGCCCATCAACGTCTCCG GGCAGCAGTTTGATAAACATGCAAGTTTGCGACACTCGTTGTTTAACACAGAGACAGCCGTGAACCCCAAGTCCACCCTGAGGCGGAGGCGGACCATTATTGGATTCTCTAACTATTCCCAGCGAGACCAAG GTCACAGCAACAGCCCAGCAGGCAGTGTGGCCCACTCTACCACCTCAGACATCAGGCCCAGCCATTCAGTTCCAGAAAGTGTTCATGGAAGAGTTGCACTCAGTCAGGAAGCTCGGTTCCCAAATCTCACCTCACCAGTATTAAGAAATCCTTCTAGTCATCCGGAAGAACCTCTCCAAGCATGGGGTGCCACAAAACCCCCTGGAATGGAGAACATGGGAATGGTGTATAGCATTCCTGGTTCTTGCAATGGACCAACAGAATCGACATTCTCCGCTTCCTGGAAGGGAGATGCTTTTACCTATGTGACTCCAAGTGCCACCACTCAGAGCAGTCAAgtcaatgaaaatggaaaaaatcctTCCTCTGGGAATTCTTGGGTCTCTCTGCATACACTGCCACCTCTTGTTCCTAAGGAGGCTGCTACACTCTTTGTCACTCGTGATATCCCAGCAGGATGCAGTGGGCCTGCTGGCTACTCTCAGCATCCTACTCAACGAAGCCAAGTATCAGAACGACCCTCCAAGATTGGCCTTCTGACCAGTGGTACCTCAAGGCTGGAGACCGGCCCAGGTGGGGCCAGCAGGTTCCGGGAGCGGTCACTGTCTGTACCCACAGATACAGGTACCATGGATGTGGACTATGAGGAGGAGCAGAAGGCCAGTGAAGCCTGTGCCCTACCTTATGCCAGTACGAGTTCTGAGGGCAGTAACAGTGCTGACAACATTGCCTCCCTCAGTGCCCAACAGGAGGCCCATCACAGAAGGCAGAGGTCCAAGAGCATCTCACTCAAGAAGGCCAAGAAGAAGCCTTCCCCTCCAACTCGCAGTGTCTCACTGGTCAAAGATGAACCAGTCCTCTTGCCAGAAGGTGGGTCAGTACTACCCAAGGACCAGAGGCCCAGGAGCCTTTGTCTATCCTTGGAACACCAAGGACATCACTCATCCCACCCAGATACTCAGGGTCACCCAGCTGTGCCAACCTTCAAAGACCCAGAAGGTACACAATTCGCCCATCACTGGTATCTTACTGACTGGAAGTCTGGTGACACCTACCAGTCCTTGTCCAGCTCCAGCACTGCCACTGGCACCACAGTCATTGAATGCACCCAAGTTCAGGGCAGCTCAGAGTCTCTTGCTTCCCCTTCCACTTCCAGAGCCACGACGCCTTCCCAACTTTCCATCGaggtggaggccagggaggtATCCTCACCAGGAAGGCCTACTGGGCTGATGTCACCATCCAGTGGATACTCCAGCCAGTCAGAGACACCAACACCCACTGTCTCCATGTCCTTGACCCTGGGCCACTTGCCCCCTTCAAGCAGCAGTGTCCGGGTGCGTCCAGTGGTACCTGAGAGGAAGTCATCACTACCCCCAACATCACCAATGGAGAAAATGTCCAAGTCACGGCTATCGTTTGACCTACCATTGACCTCTTCAACCAACCTGGATCTGTCTGGGATGAGTATCTCAATCCGAAGCAAAAACAAGGTGAGCCAGCATCACTCAGATACAAATTTTGGGGCCAAGCTGGCCCAGAAAACTAGCCCCAACCAGCCAATCATGCCCATGGTTACTCAGTCTGACTTACGTTCTGTTCGCCTGAGGTCAGTCAGCAAGTCTGAGCTGGAAGATGACATTGAGAGCCCTGACTATGCTGAGGAGTCAGGAGCTGAAGTCTTTACCTTGCCAGAGAGGAAGATGAAACCTCCCATAGCCGAGAAGCCCCCTCTGGCCCGAAGGCCTCCAAGCTTAGTCCACAAGCCACCATCTGTCCCCGAGGAGTACCCACTAACTTCGCCTACCTTGGCTATGACTCCTAAGAGTTCAATTCAGCACATAAGGCCACTGCCTCAAGATATCTACACAGTGGTGCGGAAATCAAAGTCCTCCAGCTTCCCTGAGAGCAGAAGCCCAGGGGAGTCCACAGCACCCTCATCTCTTGTTTTCACGCCTTTTGCCAGTTCCTCTGGTGCTTTCTTCTCAGGAACACAGCAACCTCCCCAGGGAAGTATGGAGGATGAGGGCCCTAAGGGGAGAGCCCTGCCTGAAAGAATTAGCCTCCAGAGCCAAGAGGAagttgagaaaaagaaaggcaagattCCGCCTCCTGTACCAAAAAAGCCCAGCGTGCTGTACCTGCCTCTCACTTCACCCACGGCTCAAGTGGAGGCCTATGTGACTGAACCAAGACTGCCCCTCAGCCCCATCATCACCCTGGAGGAAGATGCCAAGTGTCTCCCAACTGATGACCACCTGCCATCTACTGGTACAAGGATGACCTCAATGCCACAGTCCAACAGTGAAAGGGAAGCAAGTCCTCCAG GGAGTTCGATGGAACCAAGCACTGAAGAAAAAAGTGTAATCAGTGATAAAACAGCCGAATGGATTGCAGAAGATGATGATGACGTGTTTGTGGCTTCACGTACAACTGAAGATTTATTTACTGTGATCCACAG GTCCAAAAGAAAGCTGCTTGGCTGGAAGGAACCTGGTGAGACCTTTGCTGGCAGCAGCCGACCAAGCTCCCACTCACCAGTAAGGAACCCACCTGAGTCTCCGGTCAGTGAGTTGGCTGCCTCTGCAGGGTCAAGCGGCAGTGCCAACCTAGATGCTGGCAGAAATGATGATTTCAAGGCCTTGCTACAGAAGAAGGGAAGCAAGGCAACTCCAAGGTCCCGCCCCTCAGCAGCCGAACTGCTGAAGACCACTAACCCACTGGCTCGGCGAATTATTGCACAATTTTCAAAAGACTACAAAACCCCTGATAACCCCAGTACCTAA